In Methanothermobacter tenebrarum, the sequence TCTCTCAAAGGCCGAATACGATCTTTTATTCGGTTTTATACACAACGACGCCGCCCTAACATATTTCATAACATTCAAAAGTATACTAGAGGTTCCATCCATAGCGATAATATTTGGAAGAGATGCTGAAATTATAGATACACTTGAAAAGGAGGTTAAAGAGAACACAGACTCTCATATAGTATCCGTAAGGGCTCATCACAACCCAAACCCATTGAAAGTGCGCATAGATAAACTCCTAGAGGAACTGGAGGATTAAAATGTCATTTTGTCTTGAAACTTACCTACAGCAATCAGAAGATTATAAAATTCATATTTCAAGGGCAGGTTACAGAGAATGTGCAAAGCTGATCAAGGAAAAAGCCGCGAAGGTCCTATATGTGAAG encodes:
- a CDS encoding DUF1890 domain-containing protein, whose protein sequence is MKKVLILLGCPESPIQAPITLYLSYKLREKDYRVTVTANPAALRLLEVADPARAYLDKTSDLDSTIDSLSKAEYDLLFGFIHNDAALTYFITFKSILEVPSIAIIFGRDAEIIDTLEKEVKENTDSHIVSVRAHHNPNPLKVRIDKLLEELED